The genomic region CCGCAATTGGCAATTGTCAGGGGGTAGGTGGTCGATGCGGCAAAAGCAGGTGCAGAAATCGCAAAGGTTGCCAATACCGCGAAGGCAAGGCGCAGAATGAACGGCCGACGTTTTGGATCGGATGACATGGAAACACTCACAGGGAGTTGAGGATGCGTCGGCGCGGCGGCCTGATCGCTCCGATTTTGATGGAAAACGCTTAGGGTGGTCACCGGCCATACGGGCGGGCGCGCCGCCCGGCACGACTGGCTTTTTACCTGCAGCGGCTATGGTTTATTGAAAAGGGCGATCCGTTCCGCCTCACGCGGAAGGGGTCTGCGCCGATTAGGGGCGTCAAAAGAAATCATCTCGTCTCCTGTTCCGGGCAACCCCGCCCGTTCAATTGATCTCTCTTTGACGGCAGGTCTCCTGGCTCGCGGATATGCACCGGACCATCTGCCTTCCCATGAGAACGAGCTCACAGTGGCATGGCGCGTGGCGCCACGAGGATGATCGGCAATCCGCTTACAGTTGCGGGGGCAGCCACGGTCTTGGTCCCTTTTGGGTCTTCCGCACCGTGTTCCCTATTAATCCTCTCGGAGTCTACGTCGGGGAACCGTCGCGCCCAGTTATGCCGAGCGCAACAGTCACGTCAAGCCGTAGATACAAGGGCGATCAATGGACAGCGCCTGATCCCCCGACGGCGACGATGCCGAAAGGCAGTCCCTGAACCGGGATGGTCCGAACCTCTTTCATGGTCTCAATATCGATCATCCGCACAACGCTATGGCGAGGATCGGTTATGGCGATCTGATCGCCTGCAACTGCGAGCCGGGGGCGCGGATCGCGCCAGTGACCATCCTTGCTGTAAGGCTCGGTGACCCTTGCCGACGTCGTGATTTGACCGCTTAGAACGTCGACAAGATGCAATTGCCCGTCTTCGGTCAGTACATAGGCATTCTTGACCCGCGTAGGATCGAGCGCGAAATCGATCCGGCGGGTCGGCAGATCGACCAAGCGATACGGTTCGGTGCCGTCTGGGTCGATCAGGGCAATCTTGTCCTCGCCGTAGTTGCCCAGGAAAAATTGCATCACCTTACTGCCGAGCAAGGTCGTCACTTTTCCCTTCGGCAGCCTGTCGCCATATTCCAGCATTTTAAGTTGCACGGTCTGCTCCTTGCCAGGACGCGCAATCAGGACGCCTTCCTCGCAACCGAAGGCACCGAGCTTTGCCGAGAAGGCTTCTCCGTGCAGCGCCGTGCAGGGTGTGACATCGCCGACCTGTCTTCCGTTTGTGTTTAGAACACGTAGGCCCAGACGTGGCGGCAGCTCATCCGGTTTGGTTTCCGTTTTGGTATCGGGAACCGAGACCAGCATATTCTGCCCCATGGGCACGGCGACACCATGGTGCGGTGCCGTCGCATCTATGAGCTTTTCGGATGCTGCGCCTTCCAGAAGATCTTCTTCGGAAACGAGCTTGGCTTTGCCTTCCCGATCGTAAAACAACACCACGTCGTCGCCGTGCACGACGGCGTGGACCGGCCGCTGCCCGTCGAGAGTGGCTTGCAGCAGCAAAGGTGCGGATGTTTCCAGATCGCGATGCTCGCCATGGTCGGAAAGCGTCACGCCGGTTTTGATCACCTGGACGGTATTGGCTTCTGATTGGACGGCAAAAACTGTTTGGCCGGAATGACTGGCGGCCAGCGCCGCATAACCCTTCAGCTCAAACTCACCGATCTGCTCACCGGTCTTGACATCGAATGAACGAGCGATGGGTGCCGTGTGGTCGGCGATGAACAGGCGCCATGTCTGCTTTTCCTCTTCAGCGGAGGCCGGGTTCACCGAGAGGCTTGCTGCAAAGGCCCCGGCGATCGTCAATCTAGGTAACATCGGAAATCCCTTCTTGATATGTAATAACATTACCATCTCTAGCGAAGTTTCAGAAACATGTCCAGGCCGTCGGGACCGAAGGCGATGCAGCGCTTGAATGCCGCTTCGAATCACATTCGCCGAGCTCCCGCGCCTTGCTGAACGTCGTGCCGGGCAGCAGGCTGGGCTTCCGCATCCGGGTGCCGATGAGAGGCTCGTATGACCGCCGAAGCGCGGCACCCGACGCCTTTTGACTGTTTCATACCTGCCCCGCTGAACGAGCAAGCAAAAACAACGTGTTGATACGATTGACAAGTTCGCCAGACGTGTCGACGAACTGAAATAGCGACAGTATCCGCGCGAATATTATTCCCGACCGCCTGCGAGTTGTTCGCCAAGCTGGCGCAAAGGGAGCACCTCGATATCATTGCCAAGAGGATACGCTTCGCTGCCTGGGTACACCACGATGCGGCGATCCGGCTCCAGATCGAGGCAGGCGTGGTGGAAGCCCCGCTCTACCTTTGGCGTGAGACTTCTCTTGATCTCGATCGCCCAGCGGCGGTCACGGGGCAACGTGACAACGAGATCGATCTCGGCGCCGGCCGAGGTGCGATAGAAATTGGCTTGGGCACCCTCTGGCATAACTGCATGAAGGGTCTCGATCACGAAGCCTTCCCAACTCGCTCCGGCCACGGGGTGGCCCAGGACATCATCAAGCGTGGTCAAACCAAGCAGACTGTGGAGCAGGCCGGAATCGCGAACATAGACGCGCGGCGATTTCACCAGGCGCTTGCCGGCATTGCTGTGCCAGGGCTCGAGCCGACGCACCAGAAGCAGATCGACCATGAGGTCGAGATAGGAAGCGACTGTCTTGCCGTCGACACCGAGTGCGCGGGCGAACTCCGCCGCATTGAGTAGGCCTGATTGGTGATGGGCGAGCATCGTCCAGAAGCGGCGTAGCGTTTCGGCTGGGATCCTCGGCCCCAGAAGAGGGATGTCGCGCTCGAGATAGGTCCGGATGAAATCGATGCGCCAGCGTTGGCTGACGGTGTCGTTCGCCGCCAGAAGGCTGTCGGGAAACCCTCCTCTAACCCAAAGCTTGTTGAGTTCGCCGGCTTCGACCTCGAGGCCGTCGATCGGTGCGAGTTCCAGATAGGCGATCCGACCGGCTAGGCTCTCGCCAGACTGTTTCAGGAGATCCATGGAGGCCGAGCCAAGCAACAGGAAACGGCCACTGCGCAGTCCCTTCCGTCGCCCTCGGTCGATCAGGCCGCGAAGGTTCTGGAACAGATCCGGGAGGCGATGGACCTCGTCGAGGACAACAAGTTTGTCCTCGTGTCCGGCAAGATAAAGTTCCGGCTCGGCGAGTTTGGCACGATCCGAGTCGGATTCGAGATCGAGATAGATAGACGGCCGTTGCTCGCCGATCTCCAATGCGAGGGTCGTTTTGCCTACCTGTCGGGGCCCGAGCAAGGCGACCGCTGGATTGTTATTGAGGAGCTCGACGAGCTCTGCTGTTTTCCATCTTGCTATCATCATTCGCGCAATTATGGAGATACGATCCACAATTGCAAGGTTAACCAGGGGGAGGTGCCGTGCCAGTCCGGAAGAAATGGATAACTGATCGTTTTGAACGTGTCTTATGAACCCACTGAAAGGTCATGAACTCCAACCTCGGCGACTGGATTCTGCTGTTTTTTTCCGGGAAACTGGCGCCTTGCCTTACGTGCCGATACTGCCAGTCGCTGGATGGCAGTCGGGCCTCGATCCGGCACGACTGGTCGTTATTGACGCGACTTGGATCAAGACGAACATGCCCCACTTTATGGTTGGGGCCCGAAAGCAAACGTCTGCGCGGCTTTTTGCTGGGCACTTTGACTCTGGCCGCCACCGCTCCATTGTTCCATTCATGATCTACTTTACGAGTGACACCCATTTCGCCGACCCGCGTGTGCTGCGGATCGATCGCAGGCCATTCCCCGATATGGCAGAGCACGACGTTGCGCTGATCAGGAACTGGAATGCCATCGTCGGAAAAGACGACGACATCTGGCATCTCGGCGACTTCATGTCGGCGAAAGGGGGCGACTGCGATCAGCTTCTTTCGATTCTGAACGGCCGCAAGCACTTGATTATTGGCAACTGTGATCCCGAGACGACAACGAAGGCTGAGAACTGGACCAGCGTTCAGCATTATGCCGAGCTCGTTACAGACGAGCATCTTCTCGTGCTATGTCATTTTCCGTTCCGGACTTGGCACAAGATGGGCAAGAACTCGATCAACCTTCATGGGCATTCGCATGGTCGGCTGAAGCCGATGCCCCGGCAATATGATGTTGGCGTTGATGCGCGGGCTCTCAGACCGGTCACACTTGCGCAGCTGCTGTCTTTGCCGTGACAACTTGCGATCATGATCGTGGCTTCGATGCGATTGACAATGCCGAAAGGCGCTGCGTTCCCCATTCCTGTTGCGCCGCGTGACACCGATTGCGTTTGGACAGAACAAATGGTCGTAGCGAATAAATGCCCCGCGCGGGCCTCGTCGAATGAAAGAGCGCCTCCAGCGCCGACGCGGGGCATGCTGGAAGGCCGCGCGAATGGCGGCCCTCCAAGCCATCCGGGTTAACGACTCATGCAGCCTTCGTTGCTTTCACATTTGCCGAAGTTTGCGCAAGCTGGGTGAGCTTCTTGTCGGTGGCTTCCTCTTCGGCGAGGCTTGCCTGAAGGAGAGGGATCGCCTCCTTCAGACCCAGCTGCTTTGCCCAGGCGATCAGCGTGCCGTAGCGGGCGATTTCGTAATGTTCGACGGCTTGGGCGGCAGAGATCAGTCCCGCGTCGAGTGCGGCGGAGCCTTTGAACTCTTCAATGATCTCTTCGCTTTCGGCGATGATGCCCTGAATCGCCTCGCAGGTCTTGCCACGAGCGGGCTTGCCGATGATCTCGAACACCTGCACGAGCCGCTCGACCTGACTTTCGGTCTCGTCACGGTGTTTCAGGAAACCTGCTTTGCCTTCCTCCGATTGCGCCGCGCGCGCCATTTTCGGCAAGGCTTTGAGGATTTGCTTCTCGGCGAAGTAAATGTCCTTCAGCGTGTCGACGAACAGGTCGTTTAGCGTCTTTGCAGCCATTCTGCTCTCCTATGGTAGTGGTAAGTGACCAACCGGAACGCGACGCAGCGCGGGATGTTCCGATAGCTGATTACAAGCCCATTGCTCACCGACATATGCGCAACGCAAAACCTCTGCGAGACGTCCCGACAGCCCCGCCGTCTTCGGAATGATTGACCAAGGGCATCACGTTTCACGCGGAACCACCGCTCACGCAAAGTGTTTCACTGACAACCCAAGGAGAGTTCAGATGAAATACTTTTACCGGGTCGTCGGCGCGAAAGGGGAACTGGTAGAGACGAGCCGCGAGTTTGACGGGGTGCGGGCTGCAAAGGCCGAAGCCCGCCACGCTCTTACCGAGACTGCCGCCGGCGGGCTACCCGAAACCCCCGTCCACATGTTGTCTGTCGAGCTATTCGACGAAAACCGCCTGCCAATCACTGAGCTGCGATTAATTCTAGAGGAAATTAGCAAGGAGTGACGCCGCTGAGCGAGCATTTGCATAGTCTTGGCGAATGGCGTCACTTGTGCGTGGACATGCAGTGCCTGTTCTTCGAGGCGACGCCATGGCACGTCGAATGGATGAAGCGCGTCTTGCCACTGGTTGAGGAGGTCGCGGGCCGTCATGCCGAGCGGACGGTCTTTACTCGATTTATTCCACCGGAAAACGCATCCGACATGCCAGGCACCTGGCAACACTATTACGAGAAATGGTGGATGATGACGCGCAAGCAGCTGCCGTCGGGTCTCATAGAACTTGTCCCTTCGCTTGCCCGCCTTGTGCCGCCTGCTCGGGTCTTCGACAAGGCCACTTACTCACCTTGGATCTGTGGCCGGCTCCATGCGACGCTTGCCGAACAGGGCGTGTCGACCCTTGTCATCAGTGGCGGCGAGACGGATGTCTGCGTATTGGCCGCGGTCCTGGGCGCAATCGATCTCGGTTACCGGGTCATTTTATTGACGGACGCTGTCTGTAGCGGTGCAGATGAATCGCATGAGGCGTCATTGGAACTCCTGGGCGAGCGATTTTCAGTGCAGCTTGAGCTGACAGAAACCGATCGATTTCTGCAGTGCATCTAGTCGACGGTAGGGAGGGGGAGACTTGGCTTTTTCGCCTTGTCGGTCGTTCTGGCGCCGTCAAATTTCTGCCCGCCATTGGCTCGTTTCGCGAAGTTGTGCGTTTACCATCGTAGAAACAGAGCCCGCCAGGAGAGATTTATGACCAAGACCTTCGACCTGTCCAACTTGTCCGATGATGAACTGTCCTCCCTCATCAACGAGGCAACAACCCTGCGAGACACCAGACGGGCTAGCCGTGAAGATGAGCGTCGAGTAGCTTCGGATGGTTCGACGGGGCAGGATGTAACGGACCCGGATCATGGCGTTATTCCCACGCCCACGCCGCGGGAAGTTAAGGATGAAGGTCAGGCGCATGGCCTACCTAAATAATGGTCGCCGCGAGCCAGTTATTGCTCGGCACCCACGTCCACGATGCTGGATTTGTATTGCTTGCGCATCGCATCGGCTGACTGACGGACGATTTCAGAAACCTTCAAGAACTGCTGGGCTAAAGGACTCGTCTTGCGCCAGATCATGCCGATCGTTCGTGAGGGTTGAACGCTCTGAAAGTGAGCGACAGAGACTGACGCCGAGCGCGTCTCTACTCCCACGGCCATTTCGGGGATCAAAGTAACGCCAATGCCGGCGCTGACCATTTGAACCAGCGTCGACAAAGAGCTGCCGTCCAGCAGCTCTCGCGGCAGCGCCGAACGAATGTTGCAGAATGACAAAGCCTGATCGCGAAAACAGTGCCCCTCTTCCAGTAGAAGCAGCCTCATTTCACGCAGGGCCTCGCGGTTGGGTACAGGCTTACCTTCATCCTCGCTTGGTCGAACCAGCACGAAATTCTCCGAAAACAATGGAACCTCGGTCAACGAAGGTTCGGATACCGGCAACGCGACAATTGCGGTGTCGAGCCTGCCTTCCGCCAGCTCGTGAACCAGCCTGGAGGTCAGCGTCTCGCGCACGTGGATCTCAAGCCCGTCATTTATGCGGGTGAGGTTGCCGATGATCGCAGGCAACAGGTATGGCGCGACCGTCGGGATCACGCCTATCCGCAGCCGCCCCACCAACCGGTCCTGCGAAGCGCGTGCTAGGTCTGCCAGTTCATCGACAGAACGCAGGATGTCGCGCACGCGAAGCGCAAAGGCTTCCCCGAAGCTGGTCAGCCGGACTTGACGCGCGCCTCTTTCGAAGAGCTCTGTCCCCAGCGTTTCTTCCAGTTCCTTGATCTGCATGGACAAGGCGGGCTGGGATATCGCACAAACATCTGCCGCACGTCCGAAATGGCCCTGTCGGGCCAGCGCCTCAAAATAGCGAAGCTGCTTGAGCGTCAAATTTGTCATAACTTCACCTTATCGCTGTGATCAGAAAATCCAACTTAAATTAATGAAGCAGCTTGGATATAGTGCTAAAGCAGAGAGGAGAGGCGGCCGCTGTCCCACCCGGTTGGTGATCGACGGCGGTCTACAGCGCGTCGTGCCCATATCCGCAACGCCTAACGTCGTAAGCTCTTTTCCTGCATGGCCGTCTTCCGCTGGGTCACCCAGTACAAGTAATCGCAAGGGATAAAAACATGGATTCAAAAGTCGAGACCGCGGGCAAGTGTCCGGTTGTTCATACACATACGGCTCATGGCGGGCGGTCGAACCGGGACTGGTGGCCGAACCAGTTGAATCTCAAAATCCTTCATCAGAATTCCTCGCTGTCCGACCCTATGGGCAAAGGATTCAACTATGCCGAGGAGTTCAAGAAGCTCGATCTGGAAGCCCTGAAAAAGGATCTCTTCGCGCTGATGACTGATTCGCAGGACTGGTGGCCGGCGGACTTCGGTCACTACGGCCCCCTTTTCATACGCATGGCATGGCACAGCGCCGGCACCTACCGTACCGGCGACGGGCGCGGCGGTGCCGGAGCTGGTCAGCAGCGATTTGCACCGCTCAACAGCTGGCCGGACAATGTCAACCTCGACAAGGCGCGCCGGCTGCTATGGCCGATCAAGCAGAAATACGGCAACAAGATTTCCTGGGCCGACCTCATGATCCTCACCGGCAACGTTGCGCTGGAGTCGATGGGCTTCAAAACGTTCGGCTTTGCCGGCGGTCGCGCGGATGTCTGGGAGCCCGAAGAGGACGTCTACTGGGGTGCCGAGGACACCTGGCTTGCCGACAAGCGCTACTCTGGCGAACGAGACCTCGAAAACCCTCTCGCCGCCGTGCAAATGGGCCTCATCTACGTCAATCCGGAAGGCCCG from Rhizobium gallicum bv. gallicum R602sp harbors:
- a CDS encoding metallochaperone AztD — protein: MLPRLTIAGAFAASLSVNPASAEEEKQTWRLFIADHTAPIARSFDVKTGEQIGEFELKGYAALAASHSGQTVFAVQSEANTVQVIKTGVTLSDHGEHRDLETSAPLLLQATLDGQRPVHAVVHGDDVVLFYDREGKAKLVSEEDLLEGAASEKLIDATAPHHGVAVPMGQNMLVSVPDTKTETKPDELPPRLGLRVLNTNGRQVGDVTPCTALHGEAFSAKLGAFGCEEGVLIARPGKEQTVQLKMLEYGDRLPKGKVTTLLGSKVMQFFLGNYGEDKIALIDPDGTEPYRLVDLPTRRIDFALDPTRVKNAYVLTEDGQLHLVDVLSGQITTSARVTEPYSKDGHWRDPRPRLAVAGDQIAITDPRHSVVRMIDIETMKEVRTIPVQGLPFGIVAVGGSGAVH
- a CDS encoding YciE/YciF ferroxidase family protein, yielding MAAKTLNDLFVDTLKDIYFAEKQILKALPKMARAAQSEEGKAGFLKHRDETESQVERLVQVFEIIGKPARGKTCEAIQGIIAESEEIIEEFKGSAALDAGLISAAQAVEHYEIARYGTLIAWAKQLGLKEAIPLLQASLAEEEATDKKLTQLAQTSANVKATKAA
- a CDS encoding DUF6894 family protein; protein product: MKYFYRVVGAKGELVETSREFDGVRAAKAEARHALTETAAGGLPETPVHMLSVELFDENRLPITELRLILEEISKE
- a CDS encoding ATP-binding protein, with translation MIARWKTAELVELLNNNPAVALLGPRQVGKTTLALEIGEQRPSIYLDLESDSDRAKLAEPELYLAGHEDKLVVLDEVHRLPDLFQNLRGLIDRGRRKGLRSGRFLLLGSASMDLLKQSGESLAGRIAYLELAPIDGLEVEAGELNKLWVRGGFPDSLLAANDTVSQRWRIDFIRTYLERDIPLLGPRIPAETLRRFWTMLAHHQSGLLNAAEFARALGVDGKTVASYLDLMVDLLLVRRLEPWHSNAGKRLVKSPRVYVRDSGLLHSLLGLTTLDDVLGHPVAGASWEGFVIETLHAVMPEGAQANFYRTSAGAEIDLVVTLPRDRRWAIEIKRSLTPKVERGFHHACLDLEPDRRIVVYPGSEAYPLGNDIEVLPLRQLGEQLAGGRE
- a CDS encoding hydrogen peroxide-inducible genes activator, which codes for MTNLTLKQLRYFEALARQGHFGRAADVCAISQPALSMQIKELEETLGTELFERGARQVRLTSFGEAFALRVRDILRSVDELADLARASQDRLVGRLRIGVIPTVAPYLLPAIIGNLTRINDGLEIHVRETLTSRLVHELAEGRLDTAIVALPVSEPSLTEVPLFSENFVLVRPSEDEGKPVPNREALREMRLLLLEEGHCFRDQALSFCNIRSALPRELLDGSSLSTLVQMVSAGIGVTLIPEMAVGVETRSASVSVAHFQSVQPSRTIGMIWRKTSPLAQQFLKVSEIVRQSADAMRKQYKSSIVDVGAEQ
- a CDS encoding cysteine hydrolase family protein; protein product: MHSLGEWRHLCVDMQCLFFEATPWHVEWMKRVLPLVEEVAGRHAERTVFTRFIPPENASDMPGTWQHYYEKWWMMTRKQLPSGLIELVPSLARLVPPARVFDKATYSPWICGRLHATLAEQGVSTLVISGGETDVCVLAAVLGAIDLGYRVILLTDAVCSGADESHEASLELLGERFSVQLELTETDRFLQCI
- a CDS encoding metallophosphoesterase family protein; its protein translation is MIYFTSDTHFADPRVLRIDRRPFPDMAEHDVALIRNWNAIVGKDDDIWHLGDFMSAKGGDCDQLLSILNGRKHLIIGNCDPETTTKAENWTSVQHYAELVTDEHLLVLCHFPFRTWHKMGKNSINLHGHSHGRLKPMPRQYDVGVDARALRPVTLAQLLSLP